A single genomic interval of Cucumis sativus cultivar 9930 chromosome 5, Cucumber_9930_V3, whole genome shotgun sequence harbors:
- the LOC101215853 gene encoding integrator complex subunit 9 homolog isoform X4 has protein sequence MEFTCLSKGGCFYMPPCHMLNVCGFRIQFDCPVDFSALSIFSPVPSDLDVLSDKEPSSHLGHGSLDLDNVSDETEKPLDVGYLIKAEPCYKIIKNLCLWNPSFTNIVLISSPMGMLGLPFLTREKGFSAKIYVTEATARLGKIMMDDLIAMHMEFKQFYGSEDDAISQWMRQEDLSLLHHKLREVAFGQDRADFGGWMPMYSAADVKDCMQKVETLRYGEETCYNGTLVIKAFSSGLEIGSCNWTINCPKRDIAYISSSIFFSSNAMDFDYLALQKETIIYSDFSSLAFMNDVENDTRVSLIDNTLLPLSSKEETLANLLSYPAETVEESEKLYFICSCAIQSVESGGSVLIPINRLGVNLQLLEQISASLDYSDLKVPIYFISSVAEELLTFANAIPEWLCRQRQHKLFSGEPMFTFVELLKENKLHVVPAIHSPKLLINWQEPCIVFCPHWSLRLGPVVHLLRRWCGDPSSLLVLEKGLDVELSLLPFKPMSMKVLQCSFQSGRRRYDRC, from the exons ATGGAATTT aCTTGTTTAAGCAAAGGTGGATGCTTCTATATGCCACCATGTCATATGCTCAATGTTTGTGGATTTCGAATCCAATTTGACTGCCCTGTGGACTTTTCAGCTCTCTCTATCTTTTCTCCTGTTCCATCTGATTTGGATGTTCTTTCAGATAAAGAACCATCAAGTCATCTGGGCCATGGTTCTCTCGATTTGGATAATGTGTCTGATGAAACTGAAAAGCCACTTGACGTTGGTTATTTGATAAAAGCGGAGCCTTGCTACAAAATCATTAAGAACTTGTGCCTCTGGAACCCATCTTTCACtaatattgttttgatttctAGTCCAATGGGCATGCTAGGACTGCCCTTTTTGACTCGAGAGAAGGGGTTCTCTGCAAAG ATATATGTGACTGAAGCAACTGCCAGGCTTGGAAAAATTATGATGGATGACCTTATTGCCATGCATATGGAATTCAAACAGTTTTATGGATCGGAAGATGATGCTATCTCACAGTGGATGAGGCAGGAAGATCTAAGTTTGCTTCATCATAAGCTAAGAGAAGTGGCTTTTGGGCAGGATAGAGCAGATTTTGGCGGTTGGATGCCCATGTACAG TGCAGCTGACGTTAAGGATTGCATGCAGAAGGTTGAAACTCTTAGATATGGGGAAGAAACATGTTATAATGGCACACTAGTTATAAAGGCATTCAGCTCTGGTCTTGAAATTGGCTCTTGTAACTGGACTATTAATTGCCCAAAGAGAGACATTGCATATATTTCAAGttctatctttttttcctccaaCGCAATGGATTTTGATTACCTTGCTCTTCAGAAGGAGACAATTATTTATTCTGACTTCTCGTCTCTGGCATTTATGAATGACGTAGAGAATGATACAAGAGTATCACTTATAGACAACACCTTATTGCCTCTCAG TAGTAAGGAGGAGACTTTGGCTAATTTATTGAGTTATCCTGCTGAGACAGTGGAGGAATCagaaaaactttattttatctGTTCTTGTGCTATCCAGTCTGTTGAATCTGGTGGTTCAGTCCTTATTCCTATCAATCGACTTGGTGTAAACCTGCAACTTCTAGAGCAGATATCAGCTTCACTAGATTATTCAGATCTGAAG GTtcctatatattttatttcttctgtAGCTGAGGAGTTGTTGACATTTGCCAATGCTATACCAGAATGGCTATGCAGGCAAAGACAACATaag TTATTTTCTGGAGAGCCGATGTTTACATTTGTTGAGCTCCTTAAAGAGAACAAGCTTCATGTCGTTCCTGCCATTCATTCACCCAAATTATT AATAAACTGGCAGGAACCATGCATTGTATTTTGTCCTCACTGGAGCTTACGACTTGGTCCAGTGGTCCACTTGCTTCGACGTTGGTGTGGGGATCCTAGCTCTTTACTTGTTCTAGAG AAGGGACTTGATGTTGAGCTTTCTCTCTTACCGTTCAAGCCTATGTCTATGAAGGTCCTTCAATGTTCATTCCAATCTG